One genomic segment of Drosophila melanogaster chromosome 3R includes these proteins:
- the sqd gene encoding squid, isoform C, which produces MAENKQVDTEINGEDFTKDVTADGPGSENGDAGAAGSTNGSSDNQSAASGQRDDDRKLFVGGLSWETTEKELRDHFGKYGEIESINVKTDPQTGRSRGFAFIVFTNTEAIDKVSAADEHIINSKKVDPKKAKARHGKIFVGGLTTEISDEEIKTYFGQFGNIVEVEMPFDKQKSQRKGFCFITFDSEQVVTDLLKTPKQKIAGKEVDVKRATPKPENQMMGGMRGGPRGGMRGGRGGYGGRGGYNNQWDGQGSYGGYGGGYGGYGAGGYGDYYAGGYYNGYDYGYGGGGFNGGKQRGGGGRQQRHQPY; this is translated from the exons atggCCGAGAACAAGCAAGTGGATACAGAAATAAACGGCGAGGATTTCACCAAGGACGTGACTGCCGACGGTCCGGGATCTGAAAATGGTGATGCGGGCGCCGCCGGCTCGACCAACGGCAGTTCGGACAACCAATCGGCCGCATCCGGCCAGCGGGACGACGACAG GAAACTGTTTGTCGGTGGTCTGAGCTGGGAAACGACTGAGA AGGAACTCCGCGATCACTTCGGCAAATATGGCGAGATCGAGAGCATCAATGTCAAGACAGATCCCCAGACCGGTCGGTCCCGAGGATTCGCCTTCATCGTGTTTACAAACACCGAGGCCATTGACAAAGTCAGCGCCGCGGATGAGCACATAATCAACAGCAAGAAGGTCGATCCCAAGAAGGCCAAGGCCAGGCACGGCAAGATCTTTGTCGGCGGCCTCACCACAGAGATCAGCGATGAGGAGATTAAGACCTACTTTGGACAGTTCGGCAAT ATCGTCGAGGTGGAGATGCCATTCGACAAGCAAAAGTCGCAGCGCAAAGGATTCTGCTTCATCACCTTCGATTCGGAGCAGGTGGTGACAGATTTGCTGAAGACGCCCAAGCAGAAGATCGCCGGCAAGGAGGTCGATGTTAAGCGTGCGACGCCCAAGCCGGAGAACCAGATGATGGGCGGTATGCGTGGTGGACCACGCGGTGGTATGCGCGGCGGACGCGGTGGCTACGGAGGACGAGGTG GCTACAACAACCAGTGGGACGGACAGGGATCATACGGCGGCTATGGCGGCGGCTACGGCGGATATGGTGCCGGTGGTTATGGCGACTACTATGCCGGCGGCTACTATAATGGATATGACTACGGTTATG GCGGTGGCGGTTTTAACGGTGGCAAGCAGCGCGGAGGCGGTGGACGCCAGCAGCGGCATCAGCCCTACTAA
- the rin gene encoding rasputin, isoform E: MVMDATQSQQPSPQSVGREFVRQYYTLLNKAPNHLHRFYNHNSSYIHGESKLVVGQREIHNRIQQLNFNDCHAKISQVDAQATLGNGVVVQVTGELSNDGQPMRRFTQTFVLAAQSPKKYYVHNDIFRYQDLYIEDEQDGESRSENDEEHDVQVVGGTVDQAVQVAGDVVAQQPQQQQAPPQPQAQVVVPQQVAPVAAGGAAPQQIFYPLPAGAAAGRPVAVLPPAPQAAAVPLPAQFTVPPPQPIQNGVVSHEELQQQQVLVPPSVSPLVQQQQPTGTPVLPIVPVPSAGFQQSPLVAPQLIQQQQQQQPAQLPPQQQQQQQPIQQQQPLQQQQQPLAEPEEVEVAPRQQKPPTPVEDFKTIHEQQQQEKYEAAKQQQNEPKTYANLFKSTSSSPSGFVNAALQQQQQLQQQQQQQQSISSNTYNSSSATSGGGNGSQVSYSTTASSYNNSNGNSRLDNGGPLPQRNNSIRNNKGDFEQRRSSNTQQFGDNQQLFLGNIPHHASEDDLREIFSRFGNVLELRILSKAGNKVPPGMRSPLNYGFITYDDPEAVQKCLANCPLYFPENSPDGQKLNVEEKKPRVRNDMVPRQQIGGNNLNNNMGRLGGNNGPQSRPMGNNNGSGGGMMRNNAGGNNLRQGGGGGNGAPRLGGGGGFGQRQDNRTGGGNNQSNGPLRGAGNGQSGGGNYGRR, translated from the exons ATGGTCATGGATGCGACCCAATCGCAGCAGCCTTCGCCGCAATCTGTGGGACGCGAGTTTGTCCGCCAGTACTACACGCTGTTGAACAAGGCGCCCAACCACTTGCATCGCTTCTATAACCACAACTCGTCGTACATCCATGGAGAGTCCAAGCTGGTGGTCGGTCAGCGGGAGATCCACAACCGAATCCAGCAGCTGAACTTCAACGATTGCCACGCGAAGATCAGCCAGGTTGATGCCCAGGCCACTTTGGGCAACGGTGTGGTGGTTCAGGTCACCGGGGAGCTATCCAATGATGGCCAGCCGATGCGGCGTTTTACCCAGACGTTCGTTCTGGCCGCTCAGTCGCCGAAGAAGTACTACGTGCACAACGACATCTTCCGCTATCAGGATCTCTACATCGAGGACGAGCAGGATGGCGAGTCGCGATCGGAGAACGATGAGGAGCACGATGTGCAGGTCGTCGGTGGCACTGTGGATCAAGCTGTGCAGGTGGCCGGCGATGTAGTTGcccagcagccgcagcaacagcaggctCCTCCGCAGCCACAGGCTCAGGTCGTGGTGCCCCAGCAGGTAGCTCCTGTAGCGGCCGGTGGTGCTGCCCCACAGCAGATCTTCTACCCATTGCCAGCGGGTGCTGCCGCCGGACGTCCTGTGGCTGTTTTGCCACCAGCTCCGCAAGCCGCTGCTGTTCCACTGCCCGCGCAGTTCACCGTTCCGCCGCCACAGCCCATCCAGAACGGTGTGGTGTCGCAcgaggagctgcagcagcagcaggtgctGGTCCCACCCAGCGTGTCTCCCCTggtacagcagcagcagccgacCGGCACGCCTGTGTTGCCCATTGTTCCAGTGCCAAGCGCGGGCTTCCAACAGTCGCCACTGGTGGCACCACAGCtcatccagcagcagcagcagcagcaaccggCACAGCTGCccccgcagcagcagcagcagcagcaacctatccagcagcagcagcctttgcaacagcagcaacaaccgcTGGCTGAGCCCGAGGAAGTGGAGGTGGCGCCAAGGCAGCAGAAGCCTCCCACGCCCGTCGAGGATTTCAAGACCATtcacgagcagcagcagcaggagaagTACGAGGCcgccaagcagcagcagaatgAGCCCAAGACGTACGCGAATCTCTTCAAGTCCACGTCCTCCTCGCCCAGCGGCTTTGTGAACGCcgcactgcagcagcagcaacagctccagcagcaacagcagcagcagcagtccatcagcagcaacacctATAACTCTTCCTCGGCAACCTCGGGTGGCGGTAATGGCAGTCAGGTTAGCTACTCCACCACCGCTTCGTcgtacaacaacagcaacggcaactCGCGACTGGACAACGGTGGCCCGCTGCCGCAGCGAAACAACTCGATCCGCAACAACAAGGGTG ACTTTGAGCAGCGTCGCTCGAGCAACACGCAGCAGTTCGGTGATAATCAGCAGCTGTTTTTGGGCAATATACCGCACCACGCCAGCGAGGATGATCTGCGCGAGATCTTCTCACGCTTCGGAAATGTCCTGGAGCTGCGCATTTTGTCCAAGGCTGGCAACAAGGTGCCACCAGGCATGCGCAGTCCGCTGAACTACGGATTCATTACCTACGACGATCCTGAGGCGGTGCAAAAGTGCCTGGCGAACTGC CCCCTATACTTCCCGGAGAACTCACCCGATGGCCAGAAGTTGAATGTGGAGGAGAAGAAGCCGCGTGTCCGCAACGACATGGTGCCGCGCCAGCAGATCGGTGGCAACAACCTGAACAACAACATGGGCCGTTTGGGCGGCAACAATGGTCCGCAGTCGCGTCCGatgggcaacaacaatggcagcgGCGGTGGCATGATGCGCAACAATGCCGGTGGCAACAATCTGCGCCagggcggcggcggaggaaaCGGTGCTCCTCGCCTGGGAGGCGGCGGTGGATTCGGACAGCGCCAGGATAACCGCACCGGTGGCGGCAACAACCAGTCTAACGGACCGCTGCGCGGTGCCGGAAATGGACAGAGTGGTGGTGGCAACTACGGACGTCGCTAA
- the sqd gene encoding squid, isoform D translates to MPFDKQKSQRKGFCFITFDSEQVVTDLLKTPKQKIAGKEVDVKRATPKPENQMMGGMRGGPRGGMRGGRGGYGGRGGYNNQWDGQGSYGGYGGGYGGYGAGGYGDYYAGGYYNGYDYGYDGYGYGGGFEGNGYGGGGGGNMGGGRGGPRGGGGPKGGGGFNGGKQRGGGGRQQRHQPY, encoded by the exons ATGCCATTCGACAAGCAAAAGTCGCAGCGCAAAGGATTCTGCTTCATCACCTTCGATTCGGAGCAGGTGGTGACAGATTTGCTGAAGACGCCCAAGCAGAAGATCGCCGGCAAGGAGGTCGATGTTAAGCGTGCGACGCCCAAGCCGGAGAACCAGATGATGGGCGGTATGCGTGGTGGACCACGCGGTGGTATGCGCGGCGGACGCGGTGGCTACGGAGGACGAGGTG GCTACAACAACCAGTGGGACGGACAGGGATCATACGGCGGCTATGGCGGCGGCTACGGCGGATATGGTGCCGGTGGTTATGGCGACTACTATGCCGGCGGCTACTATAATGGATATGACTACGGTTATG ACGGCTACGGTTACGGCGGCGGCTTTGAGGGTAACGGCTAcggcggaggcggtggtggcaaTATGGGCGGCGGTCGCGGTGGACCCCGCGGCGGCGGCGGCCCCAAAG GCGGTGGCGGTTTTAACGGTGGCAAGCAGCGCGGAGGCGGTGGACGCCAGCAGCGGCATCAGCCCTACTAA
- the CG10841 gene encoding uncharacterized protein, isoform A — protein sequence MHSTKIKEGDDREEMELNQIWRGCRKIQGAIFRYNFDICADLKQHDPCCSGFVSEPIFTAVLGKYRKVAGLSESELRDVTDYFQIRDGRVAYRQFCKVVCSETLHKTAKSDLATGLEWNDPWHVNVVPQPEDRRRLCLILLKIAQLCNIPLMPYFQDYELIAQNVGVVTVAHFSRVLHFMKIPLSESDFLLLLRRYMKDGYLVNYVAFLKHIDNIIAYLGEHHLLDNSHDIIKDFPGRLVDLELSQLPAIDGCKAVHPIFPDACSTPKKNRNQCDILFCIQNYIYKNQVRTSEFLECYDSLNVGSITKNQFERGLSNMGVGKYLTQREMSILLERYTDPVDINRVRWRNFADEIDTVFTIKNLEKMPQCVVESPLRHIQELPRPGAVPWESVSANVRDLCEDAMAKIKIRIRNRRLYLHPFFRSYDKLNSGHVRCNITKQIFRTNGILLSDPEQDSVLSRYGNELGFCYTKFLDDVDPAEYAMPALVTKQQLVECPPFARDNLDPEDVSEEVIVRILTNAKRQAVVKSVAVIEFMKDYDRHREGEILESDFKRALDNSSVIIKEEEANILCNIFRSPNRVSCIRYRDFCKALDEIFIQLDTNMGDQVVTAVPLLHLPNLDCVDCFLSFDERTICSQALMKLARKPDEISNLSQLFKDFDREQCGSITQNQFLRGITVRDMHVMLSSREFQAICKCFGVKKGMCMEFNYREFLKILDVLFATGQMKRNY from the exons ATGCATTCGACCAAGATTAAAGAGGGTGATGACAGA GAGGAGATGGAGCTAAATCAAATCTGGCGAGGATGTCGTAAAATCCAGGGCGCCatttttcgttataactttgACATCTGCGCCGACTTAAAGCAGCATGATCCCTGTTGCAGTGGCTTCGTGTCCG AGCCCATTTTCACCGCCGTGCTGGGCAAGTATCGCAAGGTGGCCGGATTGTCCGAGTCGGAACTCCGGGATGTCACTGACTATTTCCAAATTCGAGATGGACGCGTAGCGTATCGTCAGTTCTGCAAGGTCGTCTGCAGCGAAA CACTGCATAAGACCGCCAAAAGTGATCTAGCTACGGGACTGGAGTGGAACGATCCCTGGCATGTGAATGTTGTACCCCAGCCGGAGGATCGACGACGTCTCTGCCTGATCCTGCTCAAGATTGCCCAACTATGCAATATTCCGCTCATGCCCTACTTTCAGGACTACGAACTA attGCACAAAATGTTGGAGTTGTTACCGTTGCGCACTTTTCTCGTGTGCTGCACTTTATGAAGATACCACTTTCGGAGTCCGATTTTCTGCTCCTCCTCAGACGCTATATGAAGGATGGTTACCTGGTCAACTATGTGGCTTTCCTCAAGCACATCGATAATATTATAGCATACCTGGGCGAGCATCATCTGCTGGACAACTCACAT GATATTATCAAGGACTTTCCGGGACGTTTAGTGGACCTAGAACTTTCCCAACTGCCAGCTATTGATGGTTGCAAGGCAGTGCATCCAATCTTTCCCGATGCCTGCAGTACACCCAAAAAGAATCGAAATCAGTGCGACATTCTGTTCTGCATTCAGAACTACATCTACAAGAACCAAGTGCGCACCTCCGAGTTCCTAGAGTGCTATGACAGCCTAAACGTGGGCAGCATCACCAAGAATCAATTTGAGCGCGGTCTATCGAACATGGGAGTGGGAAAATATCTGACCCAAAGGGAAATGTCCATTCTGCTGGAACGCTACACTGATCCCGTGGATATCAATCGAGTGCGTTGGCGCAATTTCGCTGATGAGATCGATACAG tatTCACCATTAAGAACCTGGAGAAGATGCCACAGTGTGTCGTGGAATCGCCACTTCGTCACATCCAGGAGTTGCCCAGACCCGGCGCCGTGCCCTGGGAGTCTGTGTCGGCTAATGTTCGTGATCTGTGTGAGGATGCCATGGCCAAGATTAAGATACGCATCCGCAATCGTCGCCTCTATCTGCATCCATTCTTCCGAAGCTACGATAA ACTCAACAGTGGACATGTGCGTTGCAACATTACCAAGCAGATTTTTCGCACCAATGGCATCCTTCTGTCCGATCCGGAGCAGGACTCTGTGCTGAGTCGGTATGGAAACGAGCTGGGCTTTTGCTACACCAAGTTTTTGGACGACGTCGATCCGGCGGAGTATGCCATGCCAGCGCTGGTCACCAAGCAGCAACTGGTGGAGTGTCCACCGTTTGCGAGAGACAATTTGGATCCCGAGGATGTCAGCGAGGAGGTGATCGTGCGCATCCTTACGAACGCCAAGCGACAGGCTGTGGTCAAGAGCGTGGCCGTCATCGAGTTCATGAAGGACTACGATCGCCATCGCGAGGGCGAGATCCTTGAATCGGACTTCAAGCGAGCCCTGGATAACTCAAGTGTAATCATCAAGGAAGAGGAAGCTAACATCTTGTGCAACAT CTTCCGTTCACCGAATCGCGTGTCCTGCATTCGCTATCGCGATTTCTGCAAGGCCCTCGACGAGATCTTCATCCAACTGGACACGAACATGGGTGACCAGGTGGTGACCGCCGTGCCACTGCTCCATTTGCCCAATCTGGACTGCGTCGACTGCTTCCTGAGCTTCGACGAGCGAACCATCTGCTCGCAGGCCCTGATGAAGTTGGCCCGCAAACCGGACGAGATCTCCAATCTGAGTCAGCTGTTCAAGGACTTCGATCGCGAACAGTGCGGCTCGATCACGCAGAATCAATTCCTGCGCGGCATCACGGTGCGCGACATGCATGTAATGCTGAGCAGCCGCGAGTTCCAAGCGATCTGCAAGTGCTTCGGCGTGAAGAAGGGCATGTGCATGGAGTTCAACTACCGGGAGTTCCTGAAAATCCTCGACGTGCTCTTTGCCACCGGTCAAATGAAGCGCAACTATTAG
- the sqd gene encoding squid, isoform B, with amino-acid sequence MAENKQVDTEINGEDFTKDVTADGPGSENGDAGAAGSTNGSSDNQSAASGQRDDDRKLFVGGLSWETTEKELRDHFGKYGEIESINVKTDPQTGRSRGFAFIVFTNTEAIDKVSAADEHIINSKKVDPKKAKARHGKIFVGGLTTEISDEEIKTYFGQFGNIVEVEMPFDKQKSQRKGFCFITFDSEQVVTDLLKTPKQKIAGKEVDVKRATPKPENQMMGGMRGGPRGGMRGGRGGYGGRGGYNNQWDGQGSYGGYGGGYGGYGAGGYGDYYAGGYYNGYDYGYDGYGYGGGFEGNGYGGGGGGNMGGGRGGPRGGGGPKGGGGFNGGKQRGGGGRQQRHQPY; translated from the exons atggCCGAGAACAAGCAAGTGGATACAGAAATAAACGGCGAGGATTTCACCAAGGACGTGACTGCCGACGGTCCGGGATCTGAAAATGGTGATGCGGGCGCCGCCGGCTCGACCAACGGCAGTTCGGACAACCAATCGGCCGCATCCGGCCAGCGGGACGACGACAG GAAACTGTTTGTCGGTGGTCTGAGCTGGGAAACGACTGAGA AGGAACTCCGCGATCACTTCGGCAAATATGGCGAGATCGAGAGCATCAATGTCAAGACAGATCCCCAGACCGGTCGGTCCCGAGGATTCGCCTTCATCGTGTTTACAAACACCGAGGCCATTGACAAAGTCAGCGCCGCGGATGAGCACATAATCAACAGCAAGAAGGTCGATCCCAAGAAGGCCAAGGCCAGGCACGGCAAGATCTTTGTCGGCGGCCTCACCACAGAGATCAGCGATGAGGAGATTAAGACCTACTTTGGACAGTTCGGCAAT ATCGTCGAGGTGGAGATGCCATTCGACAAGCAAAAGTCGCAGCGCAAAGGATTCTGCTTCATCACCTTCGATTCGGAGCAGGTGGTGACAGATTTGCTGAAGACGCCCAAGCAGAAGATCGCCGGCAAGGAGGTCGATGTTAAGCGTGCGACGCCCAAGCCGGAGAACCAGATGATGGGCGGTATGCGTGGTGGACCACGCGGTGGTATGCGCGGCGGACGCGGTGGCTACGGAGGACGAGGTG GCTACAACAACCAGTGGGACGGACAGGGATCATACGGCGGCTATGGCGGCGGCTACGGCGGATATGGTGCCGGTGGTTATGGCGACTACTATGCCGGCGGCTACTATAATGGATATGACTACGGTTATG ACGGCTACGGTTACGGCGGCGGCTTTGAGGGTAACGGCTAcggcggaggcggtggtggcaaTATGGGCGGCGGTCGCGGTGGACCCCGCGGCGGCGGCGGCCCCAAAG GCGGTGGCGGTTTTAACGGTGGCAAGCAGCGCGGAGGCGGTGGACGCCAGCAGCGGCATCAGCCCTACTAA
- the CG10841 gene encoding uncharacterized protein, isoform B, whose translation MHSTKIKEGDDREMELNQIWRGCRKIQGAIFRYNFDICADLKQHDPCCSGFVSEPIFTAVLGKYRKVAGLSESELRDVTDYFQIRDGRVAYRQFCKVVCSETLHKTAKSDLATGLEWNDPWHVNVVPQPEDRRRLCLILLKIAQLCNIPLMPYFQDYELIAQNVGVVTVAHFSRVLHFMKIPLSESDFLLLLRRYMKDGYLVNYVAFLKHIDNIIAYLGEHHLLDNSHDIIKDFPGRLVDLELSQLPAIDGCKAVHPIFPDACSTPKKNRNQCDILFCIQNYIYKNQVRTSEFLECYDSLNVGSITKNQFERGLSNMGVGKYLTQREMSILLERYTDPVDINRVRWRNFADEIDTVFTIKNLEKMPQCVVESPLRHIQELPRPGAVPWESVSANVRDLCEDAMAKIKIRIRNRRLYLHPFFRSYDKLNSGHVRCNITKQIFRTNGILLSDPEQDSVLSRYGNELGFCYTKFLDDVDPAEYAMPALVTKQQLVECPPFARDNLDPEDVSEEVIVRILTNAKRQAVVKSVAVIEFMKDYDRHREGEILESDFKRALDNSSVIIKEEEANILCNIFRSPNRVSCIRYRDFCKALDEIFIQLDTNMGDQVVTAVPLLHLPNLDCVDCFLSFDERTICSQALMKLARKPDEISNLSQLFKDFDREQCGSITQNQFLRGITVRDMHVMLSSREFQAICKCFGVKKGMCMEFNYREFLKILDVLFATGQMKRNY comes from the exons ATGCATTCGACCAAGATTAAAGAGGGTGATGACAGA GAGATGGAGCTAAATCAAATCTGGCGAGGATGTCGTAAAATCCAGGGCGCCatttttcgttataactttgACATCTGCGCCGACTTAAAGCAGCATGATCCCTGTTGCAGTGGCTTCGTGTCCG AGCCCATTTTCACCGCCGTGCTGGGCAAGTATCGCAAGGTGGCCGGATTGTCCGAGTCGGAACTCCGGGATGTCACTGACTATTTCCAAATTCGAGATGGACGCGTAGCGTATCGTCAGTTCTGCAAGGTCGTCTGCAGCGAAA CACTGCATAAGACCGCCAAAAGTGATCTAGCTACGGGACTGGAGTGGAACGATCCCTGGCATGTGAATGTTGTACCCCAGCCGGAGGATCGACGACGTCTCTGCCTGATCCTGCTCAAGATTGCCCAACTATGCAATATTCCGCTCATGCCCTACTTTCAGGACTACGAACTA attGCACAAAATGTTGGAGTTGTTACCGTTGCGCACTTTTCTCGTGTGCTGCACTTTATGAAGATACCACTTTCGGAGTCCGATTTTCTGCTCCTCCTCAGACGCTATATGAAGGATGGTTACCTGGTCAACTATGTGGCTTTCCTCAAGCACATCGATAATATTATAGCATACCTGGGCGAGCATCATCTGCTGGACAACTCACAT GATATTATCAAGGACTTTCCGGGACGTTTAGTGGACCTAGAACTTTCCCAACTGCCAGCTATTGATGGTTGCAAGGCAGTGCATCCAATCTTTCCCGATGCCTGCAGTACACCCAAAAAGAATCGAAATCAGTGCGACATTCTGTTCTGCATTCAGAACTACATCTACAAGAACCAAGTGCGCACCTCCGAGTTCCTAGAGTGCTATGACAGCCTAAACGTGGGCAGCATCACCAAGAATCAATTTGAGCGCGGTCTATCGAACATGGGAGTGGGAAAATATCTGACCCAAAGGGAAATGTCCATTCTGCTGGAACGCTACACTGATCCCGTGGATATCAATCGAGTGCGTTGGCGCAATTTCGCTGATGAGATCGATACAG tatTCACCATTAAGAACCTGGAGAAGATGCCACAGTGTGTCGTGGAATCGCCACTTCGTCACATCCAGGAGTTGCCCAGACCCGGCGCCGTGCCCTGGGAGTCTGTGTCGGCTAATGTTCGTGATCTGTGTGAGGATGCCATGGCCAAGATTAAGATACGCATCCGCAATCGTCGCCTCTATCTGCATCCATTCTTCCGAAGCTACGATAA ACTCAACAGTGGACATGTGCGTTGCAACATTACCAAGCAGATTTTTCGCACCAATGGCATCCTTCTGTCCGATCCGGAGCAGGACTCTGTGCTGAGTCGGTATGGAAACGAGCTGGGCTTTTGCTACACCAAGTTTTTGGACGACGTCGATCCGGCGGAGTATGCCATGCCAGCGCTGGTCACCAAGCAGCAACTGGTGGAGTGTCCACCGTTTGCGAGAGACAATTTGGATCCCGAGGATGTCAGCGAGGAGGTGATCGTGCGCATCCTTACGAACGCCAAGCGACAGGCTGTGGTCAAGAGCGTGGCCGTCATCGAGTTCATGAAGGACTACGATCGCCATCGCGAGGGCGAGATCCTTGAATCGGACTTCAAGCGAGCCCTGGATAACTCAAGTGTAATCATCAAGGAAGAGGAAGCTAACATCTTGTGCAACAT CTTCCGTTCACCGAATCGCGTGTCCTGCATTCGCTATCGCGATTTCTGCAAGGCCCTCGACGAGATCTTCATCCAACTGGACACGAACATGGGTGACCAGGTGGTGACCGCCGTGCCACTGCTCCATTTGCCCAATCTGGACTGCGTCGACTGCTTCCTGAGCTTCGACGAGCGAACCATCTGCTCGCAGGCCCTGATGAAGTTGGCCCGCAAACCGGACGAGATCTCCAATCTGAGTCAGCTGTTCAAGGACTTCGATCGCGAACAGTGCGGCTCGATCACGCAGAATCAATTCCTGCGCGGCATCACGGTGCGCGACATGCATGTAATGCTGAGCAGCCGCGAGTTCCAAGCGATCTGCAAGTGCTTCGGCGTGAAGAAGGGCATGTGCATGGAGTTCAACTACCGGGAGTTCCTGAAAATCCTCGACGTGCTCTTTGCCACCGGTCAAATGAAGCGCAACTATTAG
- the sqd gene encoding squid, isoform A, which translates to MAENKQVDTEINGEDFTKDVTADGPGSENGDAGAAGSTNGSSDNQSAASGQRDDDRKLFVGGLSWETTEKELRDHFGKYGEIESINVKTDPQTGRSRGFAFIVFTNTEAIDKVSAADEHIINSKKVDPKKAKARHGKIFVGGLTTEISDEEIKTYFGQFGNIVEVEMPFDKQKSQRKGFCFITFDSEQVVTDLLKTPKQKIAGKEVDVKRATPKPENQMMGGMRGGPRGGMRGGRGGYGGRGGYNNQWDGQGSYGGYGGGYGGYGAGGYGDYYAGGYYNGYDYGYGKYNKQQSSAQNNYYNNNTSSNYHQNKNNSNNYQQF; encoded by the exons atggCCGAGAACAAGCAAGTGGATACAGAAATAAACGGCGAGGATTTCACCAAGGACGTGACTGCCGACGGTCCGGGATCTGAAAATGGTGATGCGGGCGCCGCCGGCTCGACCAACGGCAGTTCGGACAACCAATCGGCCGCATCCGGCCAGCGGGACGACGACAG GAAACTGTTTGTCGGTGGTCTGAGCTGGGAAACGACTGAGA AGGAACTCCGCGATCACTTCGGCAAATATGGCGAGATCGAGAGCATCAATGTCAAGACAGATCCCCAGACCGGTCGGTCCCGAGGATTCGCCTTCATCGTGTTTACAAACACCGAGGCCATTGACAAAGTCAGCGCCGCGGATGAGCACATAATCAACAGCAAGAAGGTCGATCCCAAGAAGGCCAAGGCCAGGCACGGCAAGATCTTTGTCGGCGGCCTCACCACAGAGATCAGCGATGAGGAGATTAAGACCTACTTTGGACAGTTCGGCAAT ATCGTCGAGGTGGAGATGCCATTCGACAAGCAAAAGTCGCAGCGCAAAGGATTCTGCTTCATCACCTTCGATTCGGAGCAGGTGGTGACAGATTTGCTGAAGACGCCCAAGCAGAAGATCGCCGGCAAGGAGGTCGATGTTAAGCGTGCGACGCCCAAGCCGGAGAACCAGATGATGGGCGGTATGCGTGGTGGACCACGCGGTGGTATGCGCGGCGGACGCGGTGGCTACGGAGGACGAGGTG GCTACAACAACCAGTGGGACGGACAGGGATCATACGGCGGCTATGGCGGCGGCTACGGCGGATATGGTGCCGGTGGTTATGGCGACTACTATGCCGGCGGCTACTATAATGGATATGACTACGGTTATGGTAaatacaacaaacaacaaagtAGTGCTCAAAACAATTATTACAATAACAACACGTCGAGTAATTACCATCAAAACAagaacaatagcaacaactaTCAGCAGTTCTAA